One stretch of Halalkalicoccus tibetensis DNA includes these proteins:
- a CDS encoding PadR family transcriptional regulator, giving the protein MSEAQSTPDREGRTAHDLTAFQQTILTVLAEEARYGLAVKGELEEYYGNEVNHGRLYPNLDDLVERDLIAKSELDKRTNEYELTNEGYELLLGELNWEVSKIVTGEERADDIGQLLDDAA; this is encoded by the coding sequence ATGTCAGAGGCACAATCGACACCCGACAGAGAGGGGCGTACCGCGCACGATTTGACCGCATTCCAGCAAACGATCCTCACCGTCCTTGCTGAGGAAGCTCGGTACGGGCTTGCAGTTAAAGGTGAACTCGAAGAGTACTATGGCAACGAGGTCAACCACGGCCGGCTCTACCCGAACCTCGATGACCTTGTTGAACGCGACCTGATCGCGAAAAGCGAACTCGACAAGCGCACCAACGAGTACGAGCTCACTAACGAAGGCTATGAGCTACTGCTGGGCGAACTCAACTGGGAGGTTTCAAAGATTGTGACTGGCGAGGAGCGCGCAGACGATATCGGCCAGTTACTCGACGACGCTGCGTAG
- a CDS encoding isoprenylcysteine carboxylmethyltransferase family protein, with protein sequence MVSSLLTQPLYIAIFYVVLLIAFWSDLRRTLTRSTPDEADRHDHNSRRLIAVTGGGGILAGSGCAYALPMLAIEWRPLIVFSVGALLILAGGGLRQYAIRTLDQYFTTRVMIHSDQPVIEAGPYRWVRHPAYTGGLLLHLGIGVILANWASIGVIVLGIGTAYWYRIHVEEQTLRRELGAEYIHYTERTPYRLVPFIW encoded by the coding sequence ATGGTCTCATCACTTCTCACACAGCCACTCTACATCGCGATCTTCTACGTGGTCCTTCTCATTGCATTCTGGTCGGATCTCCGGCGGACCCTCACGCGTTCCACACCTGATGAGGCGGATAGACACGACCACAACTCGCGGCGGCTCATCGCAGTGACTGGGGGTGGGGGAATTCTCGCTGGAAGCGGCTGTGCGTATGCACTACCCATGCTGGCGATCGAATGGCGCCCTCTCATTGTGTTCAGCGTTGGGGCGTTGCTGATTCTTGCAGGAGGGGGTTTGCGCCAATACGCGATTCGAACGCTCGATCAGTACTTCACGACCCGAGTAATGATTCACTCCGACCAGCCAGTGATTGAGGCCGGCCCGTATAGATGGGTCCGTCATCCTGCATACACAGGCGGTCTCCTACTCCATCTCGGTATCGGAGTCATTCTAGCTAACTGGGCTAGTATTGGTGTCATTGTCCTTGGAATCGGAACCGCCTACTGGTACCGGATTCACGTCGAGGAACAAACGCTCCGCAGAGAATTGGGTGCTGAGTATATCCACTATACTGAGCGAACGCCGTATCGACTCGTCCCATTCATATGGTGA